CGTACTGTCCTGGGATGGATGTCGCTCTCAGGATGTACCCCTTGAAGTAAGTCTCGGAATTTCCGGATTGTCAAACTCTACTCACCAACCGTCGGCACCCAAACAGGGGGTCAGCTGGAGCCCAATCTAATACTGTCAGGGTTCGCTCTAACTCCGACTcactcggagggtcagtgctgagggagtgggcactgtcggagggtcagtgctgagggagtggcactgtcggagggtcagtgctgagggagtgggcactgtcggaggggtcagtgctgagggagtgggcactgtcggagggtcagtgctgagggagtgccgcactgtcggagggtcagtgctgagggagtgggcactgtcggagggtcagtgctgagaggagcaccacactgtcgggagtgtcagtgctgagggagcgctgcaatgtcggagggtcagttctgagggaggtcgctctgtcggagtgtcagtgctgagggagcgctgcaatgtcggagggtcagttctgaggaatgccgcactgtcagagggtcagtgctgagggagtgccgcactgtcggagggtcagtgctgaggaaagtgccgcactgtcgaagggtcagtgctgagggagtgggcactgtcggagggtcagtgctgagggagtgccgcactgtcggagggtcagtgctgagggagtgctgcactgtcggagggtcagtgctgagggtgtgggcgctgtcggagggtcagtgctgagggagtgggcactgtcggagggtcagtgctgagggagtgctgcagttgCTGTGACATCTTATtgggatcctgctgtgcacaAACAGATTGTGTGATTGCACACATACAGACTCTGCTACTTCCGCTTCCTGGGATTGTGCCAGTGGGTGGGGGTGCTGGTGCTGGTTTAACTGGGTGGTAGTTGTGATTTCTGCTGATATTCTCTCCATCCCTCTGCAGGCCAAACTGGTGGTTCTGTGCCTTCCCCTACAGTTTCCTGATCTTTGTCTATGATGAAATTCGCAAACTCATCCTTCGCAGAAACCCAGGAGTAcgatccacctctctctctctctctctctctctctctctctctcttttctctctcctctctctctcgatcaaggtacctctctctctctctctctctttctttctttctttctttctttctttctttctttctttctttctttctttctttctttcttctttcttctttctttctttctttcttcttctttctctctctctcgatcaaggtacctctctctctctcttctctctctctctctctctctttatcaagGTAcctctctcctcgctctctctctctctccctttctctctttctccctctctctctctatcagtgtctctctctctctctctctctctcttatcaaGGTACctcctctcctcgctctctctctctctccctttctctcttttctccctctctctctctatcagtgtctctctctctctctctctctctctctcccctttctctctttctccctctctctctctatcagtgtctctctctctctctctctcatctctcctctctcctctctctctctctctctctatcagggtaccgctgtctctctctctctctctctctctctttctgtttctctctttctccctctctctctctatcagggtacacctctctctccctctccctctctctctcgggggacctctctttccctctctctctgtttgtcagggtatctctctctctctctttgctctctctctgtctatcagtgtgtgtgtgagtgttgaacTGTTGTGGAGTGTTCTAATCCACGCCTCTTGTGTTTTCTGATCTTTTCCCAGGTTGGGTTGAACGTGAAACCTACTATTGAATCTCTCATCACCTCCACCTCGCTGCCCCACTCCACCTGCaccctttcccctctgacctgccCTTGCCCAGCTTGTCTTGTGATTTGCCTTTTCCTGAGGGTGCTGTCCAGTCCCTGAACCTCCGACCTTGCCCTCTGACCCGGTGTGTGTtatgatccccccccccccccccccccgccgtttGTCACCTCTCTTCCCATCCCCCACGCCCCCTCCCGGGGGACAGCACCTCTGGGGGGATGCTGCTGCCtggtgggccgaatggtctgtgtTGGGGCAGGAGGGCTGGGGCCGTGCGTTTTTGTCTCTTCCccacctccccacacctcccatTCCCTTGTGAAGCCTgtcaccacacacccccccccccccaacccccatcctccactttgggggtgggggggtgaaccAGGCTGAAATACCTGGAGTCTGCTCCCTTTCCTGTCACCAACTTGACCAACCGTCATTCATTTTGTTCATCATTTACAACGTCTGAGTGGTACTGAGCCGCAGGAGAAAGAAAGGGAACGAGGGAAAGatggcaaggagagagagagagagagagagagagagagatcgagtccTGGAGGGAGAGGTGAACGGAGAAACAGAAGGAGATGAAGGCTGAGAGAGAGTAGAGGAAGATAAAGGACGAGATAGAGAGAAAACTGACAAGAtagaggagtgaggaaaaagagactgagagtgagagatggtgggagataaAGAGAGGAACAAAGATGGTGGGAGAGACTATGAAATGAGAGGTACCTACATGGAGAGTCCAGTAAGAGAGATAAAGGAAGGGGTTGAgattcagagggacagaaagcTGGAGATATGACATTGAGGGTAAGAtggacggatagagagagagagagagagagcgctccATCTCACCCTGTCCACCCACAACTGTTTCCACCCTTTTGGCCTGTACTTGGTTTTGGACTGTTGGCCTGCTCACCcaactgttcccctctctcctctccagcCCCATGATGTGTCTGAGGCCCCAGTGTCTCCATGTAGCCCCAAAACATACACACTGCCACATGACAGAACAGGGGTCCCTGAGATGGATCAGAACCTGGGGGTCcctgagatggagatggagcaggggtacaccgagatggagctAGGGTAGACCGAGATGGATCAGAACCTGGGGGTCcctgagatggagatggagctagggtacaccgagatggagctAGGGTAGACCGAGATGGATCTGAACCTGGGGGTCACTGAGATGGATCTGAACCTGGGGGTCCCTGAGCTGGAGATGGAGCAGGGGTAGACCGAGATGGAGCAGGGGGTAGaccgagatggagctggggtagaccgagatggagctggggtacaccgagatggagctggggtacaccgagatggaggctggggtacaccgagatggagatggagctggggtacaccgagatggagctggggtacaccgagatggggatggggtacaccgagatggagctggggtacaccgagatggagctggggtacaccgagatggggctggggtacaccgagatggggctggggtacaccgagatggggctggggtacaccgagatggagctggggttcatcgagatggagctggggtacaccgagatggagatggagctggggtacaccgagatggggatggggtacaccgagatggagctggggtacaccgagatggagctggggtacaccgagatggagatggagctggggtacaccgagatggagctggggtacaccgagatggagctggggtacaccgagatggagatggagcaggGGTAGaccgagatggagctggggtacaccgagatggagctggggtacaccgagatggagatggagctggggtacaccgagatggagctggggtacaccgagatggagctggggtacaccgagatggggatggggtacaccgagatggggATGGTGTCCCtgagatggagctggggtacaccgagatggagatggggtacaccgagatggagctggggtacaccgagatggagctggagctggggtacaccgagatggagatggggttcaccgagatggagatggagctggggtacaccgagatggagctggggtacaccgagatggagctggggtacaccgagatggagatggggtacaccgagatggagatggagctggggtacaccgagatggagctggggtacaccgagatggagatggggctggggtccctgagatggaggtggggtacaccgagatggggctggggtacaccgagatggagctggggtacaccgagatggaggtggggtacaccgagatggggctggggtacaccgagatggagctggggtacaccgagatggagctggggtacaccgagatggagatggggctggggtacaccgagatggagctggggtacaccgagatggaggtggggtacaccgagatggggctggggtacaccgagatggagatggggtacaccgagatggagatggggctggggtacaccgagatggagatggagctggggtacaccgagatggggCTGGGGTACACCAagatggagctggggtacaccgagatggagatGGGGCTGGGGTACACCAagatggagctggggtacaccgagatggagatggagctggggtacaccgagatggagatggggctggggtacaccgagatggagatggagctggggtacaccaagatggagctggggtacaccgagatggagctggggttcaccgagatggagctggggttcaccgagatggagctggggtacaccgagatggagctggggtacaccgagatggaggtggggctgggggtacaccgagatggagctggggtacaccgagatggagctggggtacaccgagatggaggtggggctgggggtacaccgagatggagctggggtacaccgagatggagctggggtacaccgagatggagatggggtacaccgagatggaggtggggtacaccgagatggaggtggggtacaccgagatggggctggggtacaccgagatggaggtggggctggggtacaccgagatggagatggggtacaccgagatggggatggggtccctgagatggagatggggctggggtccctgagatggagatggggtccctgagatggagatggagctggggtacaccgagatggggatggggtccctgagatggagatggggctggggtacaccgagatggagatggggtccctgagatggagatggagctggggtacaccgagatggagatggggtacaccgagatggggctggggtacaccgagatggagctggggtacaccgagatggagctgggatacaccgagatggagatggagctggggtacaccgagatggagctggggtacaccgagatggaggtggggtacaccgagatggaggtggggtacaccgagatggggctggggtacaccgagatggagctggggtacaccgagatggaggtggggctggggtacaccgagatggagatggggtccctgagatggagatggagctggggtacaccgagatggagctggggtgcaccgagatggggatggggtccctgagatggagatggggtccctgagatggagatggagctggggtacaccgagatggagctggggtacaccgagatggggatggggtccctgagatggagatggggctggggtacaccgagatggagatggggtccctgagatggagatggagctggggtacaccgagatggggctggggtacaccgagatggggctggggtacaccgagatggggctggggtacaccgagatggagatggggtacaccgagatggggatggggtacaccgagatggagatggggctggggtacaccgagatggagctggggctggggtacaccgagatggagttggggtacaccgagatggagatggggtacaccgagatggagatggggtacaccgagatggagctggggtacaccgagatggagatggagctggggtacaccgagatggggatggggtacaccgagatggagctggggtacaccgagatggagatggagctggggtacaccgagatggagctggggtacaccgagatggaggTGGGGcaggggtacaccgagatggagctggggtacaccgagatggagatggggtacgccgagatggagatggagctggggtacaccgagatggagctggggtacaccaagatggagctggggtacaccgagatggagatggggctggggtacaccgagatggagctggggtacaccgagatggggatggggtccctgagatggagatggggctggggtccctgagatggagatggggtccctgagatggagatggagctggggtacaccgagatggagctggggtacaccgagatggagatggggctggggtacaccgagatggagctggggtacaccgagatggggatggggtccctgagatggagatggggctggggtacaccgagatggagctggggtacaccgagatggagctggggtacaccgagatggagatggggtacaccgagatggagctggggtacaccaagatggggatggtgctggggtacaccgagatggagctggggtacaccgagatggggatggagctggggtacaccgagatggagctggggtacaccgggatggagctggggtacaccgagatggggATGGAGCTGGGGTCCCTGAGATGGAGGTGGAGCTGGGGTCCCTGAGATGGAGCTGCTGTACaccgagatggagctggggtCCCTGAGATGGAGCTGGGGTCCCTGAGATGGAGGTGGAGCTGGGGTCCCTGAGATGGAGCTGGGGTCCCTGAGATGGAGCTGCTGTACaccgagatggagctggggtccctgagatggagctggggtccctgagatggagatggagctggggtccctgagatggagctggggtccctgagatggagctggggtccctgagatggagctggggtacaccgagatggagctggggtccctgagatggagctggggtacaccgagatggggatggggtacaccgagatggaggaggagctggggtacaccgagatggggatggagctggggtacaccgagatggaggaggagctggggtacaccgagatggagatggagctggggtacaccgggatggaggtggggctggggtacaccgagatggagctggggtacaccgagatggggatggagctggggtacaccgagatggaggtggggctggggtacaccgagatggaggTGCGGTACACTGAGATGGAGATGGGGTACACTGAGATGGCGTTAGGGTCCCTGAGCTGGGGTACAGTGAGATgtgagccttggttgacgagggaggttgaatgtctagtaaagaggaagaaggaggcttacataaggttgaggaaacagggttcagacagaccagtggagggatacaggatagccagaagggacctgaagaaagggattaggagagctaagagagggcatgaaaaatccctggcggataggatcaaggataaccccaaggcattctatgcatatgtgagaaacctgagaatgatgagaacgagggtaggtccgatcaaggacagtagtgggagactgtgtattgagtcggaagagataggagaggtcttgaacaagtacttctcttcagtatttacgaacgagagggactgtattgttgaagaggagagtgtgaaacggactggtaagctagaagagatatctgttaggaaggaagatgtgttggacattttgaacaacttgaggatagacaagtcccccgggcctgacgggatatatcctaggattatgtgggaagcaagagaggaaattgcagagccgttggcaatgatcttctcgtcttcactggcaactggggtggtgccaggagactggagagtagcgaatgttgtgcccctgttcaaaaaagggaatagggataaccccgggaattacaggccagttagtcttacttctgtggtaggcaaagtaatggaaagggtactgagggataggatttacgagtatctggaaagacactgcttgattagggacagccagcacggatttgtgaagggtaggtcttgccttacaagtcttattgaattcttcgaggaggtgaccaagcatgtggatgagggtagagcagtggatgtagtgtacatggattttagtaaggcatttgataaggttccccatggtaggcttatgcggaaagtcaggaggcatgggatagagggaaatttggccaattggatagaaaactggctaaccggtcgaaggcagagagtggtggtagatggtaaatattcagcctggagtccagttacaagtggagttccgcagggatcagttctgggtcctctgctgtttgtaatttttattaatgacttagatgagggagtcgaagggtgggtcagtaaatttgcagatgatacgaagataggtggagttgtggacagtgaggagggctgttgtcggctgcagagggacttagatatgatgcagagctgggctgaggagtggcagatggagttcaaccctgccaagtgtgaggttgtccattttggaaggacaaataagaatgcagaatacagggttaatggtagggttcttagtcaggtggaggaacagagggatcttggggtctatgtacatagatctttgaaggttgccactcaggtggatagagtttgtaagaaggcctatggagtattatcgttcattagcagagggattgaattcaagagtcgtgaggtgatgttgcagctgtacaggactttggttaggccacagttggagtactgtgtgcagttctggtcacctcactttaggaaagatgtggaagctttggagagggtgcagagaagatttaccaggatgttgcctggaatggagagtaggtcgtacgaggataggttgagagttctcggccttttctcgttggaacggcgaaggatgaggggtgacttgatagaggtttataagatgatcagaggaatagatagagtagacagtcagaaactttttccccgggttcaacagagtgttacaaggggacataaatttaaggtgaagggtggaaggtataggggagatgtcaggggtgggttctttacccagagagtggtgggggcatggaatgcgctgcccgtgggagtggtagagtcagaatcattggcgacctttaagaggcatttggataggtacatggatgggtgcttaatctaggatagaggttcggcacaacatcgtgggccgaagggcctgttctgtgctgtattgttctatgttctatgttctatggggtACACTGAGAT
The DNA window shown above is from Chiloscyllium punctatum isolate Juve2018m chromosome 34, sChiPun1.3, whole genome shotgun sequence and carries:
- the LOC140458734 gene encoding uncharacterized protein — its product is MELGYTEMELGYTEMEAGVHRDGDGAGVHRDGAGVHRDGDGVHRDGAGVHRDGAGVHRDGAGVHRDGAGVHRDGAGVHRDGAGVHRDGAGVHRDGDGAGVHRDGDGVHRDGAGVHRDGAGVHRDGDGAGVHRDGAGVHRDGAGVHRDGDGAGVDRDGAGVHRDGAGVHRDGDGAGVHRDGAGVHRDGAGVHRDGDGVHRDGDGVPEMELGYTEMEMGYTEMELGYTEMELELGYTEMEMGFTEMEMELGYTEMELGYTEMELGYTEMEMGYTEMEMELGYTEMELGYTEMEMGLGSLRWRWGTPRWGWGTPRWSWGTPRWRWGTPRWGWGTPRWSWGTPRWSWGTPRWRWGWGTPRWSWGTPRWRWGTPRWGWGTPRWRWGTPRWRWGWGTPRWRWSWGTPRWGWGTPRWSWGTPRWRWGWGTPRWSWGTPRWRWSWGTPRWRWGWGTPRWRWSWGTPRWSWGTPRWSWGSPRWSWGSPRWSWGTPRWSWGTPRWSWGTPRWRWGWGYTEMELGYTEMELGDEHGAGVPEMEMELGSLRWRGSWGP